In Dromiciops gliroides isolate mDroGli1 chromosome 5, mDroGli1.pri, whole genome shotgun sequence, the following are encoded in one genomic region:
- the EIF1B gene encoding eukaryotic translation initiation factor 1b gives MSTIQNLQSFDPFADATKGDDLLPAGTEDYIHIRIQQRNGRKTLTTVQGIADDYDKKKLVKAFKKKFACNGTVIEHPEYGEVIQLQGDQRKNICQFLLEVGIVKEEQLKVHGF, from the exons ATGTCCACTATCCAGAACCTCCAATCTTTCG ACCCCTTTGCTGATGCAACTAAGGGTGACGACTTACTCCCGGCAGGGACTGAGGATTACATTCATATAAGAATCCAACAACGAAACGGCAGAAAGACACTGACTACTGTTCAGGGAATTGCAGATGATTATGACAAAAAGAAACTTGTGAAAGCTTTCAAAAAG AAATTTGCTTGTAATGGTACTGTGATTGAACATCCCGAGTACGGTGAGGTTATCCAGCTTCAAGGTGACCAGAGAAAGAACATTTGCCAGTTTCTCCTGGAG gTTGGCATTGTCAAGGAGGAGCAGCTTAAGGTTCATGGTTTCTAA
- the LOC122729563 gene encoding poly(U)-binding-splicing factor PUF60-like has translation MATATITLQVNGQQGAGPEPSASGDKGKVPEGTDPIKMENGQRAAAKRRLPPFTSEQQEALQKAKKYAMEQSVKSVLAKQTIAHPQQLLTNLQTPAVTMDFGDILSPLQSMAAQRQRALATMCRVYVGSICYELGKDAIHQAFAPFGPIKNIDMSWDSVTMKHKGFAFVEYEVPEAAQLALEQMNSVMLGGRNIKVGRPSNIKQAQPIIDQLAEEARAFNRLYVASVHQDISDDDIKCVFEAFGKIKSCTLAQDPTTGKHKGYGFMEYEKAKSFQDAVSSMNLFDLGGQYLRVGKAVTPPMPLLTPDAPGGLPPATAIAAAAATAKITAQEAVAGAAVLGTLAIPELVPPVLTLAQPLGALPQAVMVAQALGVITGVSPTRPPIPVTIPPVGVVNPVLASPPTPGPLEPKKKEEKELFPESEQPEMLSEQEHMSISGSAARHMVMQKLLRKQESAVMVLRNMVDPKDIDDDLDEEVTEECGKFGAVNRVIIYQEKQGEEDDAEIIVKIFVEFSAASETHKAIQALNGRWFAGRKVVAEAYDQERFDNSDLSA, from the coding sequence ATGGCGACAGCGACCATTACTCTCCAGGTGAATGGCCAGCAAGGAGCTGGGCCCGAGCCATCAGCATCGGGAGACAAGGGGAAAGTTCCAGAAGGCACAGATCCCATCAAAATGGAAAATGGGCAGCGCGCAGCAGCCAAGCGGAGGCTGCCACCCTTCACATCTGAACAGCAGGAGGCTCTCCAGAAGGCCAAGAAGTACGCCATGGAGCAGAGCGTCAAGAGCGTGTTGGCAAAGCAAACCATCGCCCACCCGCAGCAGCTGCTCACCAACCTCCAGACGCCAGCAGTGACAATGGACTTTGGAGATATTCTCTCACCTTTGCAATCGATGGCAGCTCAGAGGCAGAGGGCACTGGCAACCATGTGTCGGGTGTATGTGGGCTCCATCTGCTATGAGTTGGGAAAAGACGCCATCCACCAGGCCTTTGCCCCATTCGGCCCTATCAAGAACATAGACATGTCCTGGGACTCAGTCACCATGAAACACAAGGGTTTTGCCTTTGTGGAATATGAGGTGCCAGAGGCAGCCCAGCTGGCCTTGGAGCAGATGAACTCTGTGATGCTAGGAGGAAGGAATATTAAGGTGGGTAGACCCAGTAACATCAAACAGGCCCAGCCCATCATTGACCAGTTGGCTGAAGAAGCCAGAGCCTTTAACCGCCTCTACGTGGCCTCGGTGCACCAGGACATCTCAGATGATGACATCAAGTGTGTGTTTGAGGCATTCGGCAAGATCAAGTCATGTACTTTGGCCCAGGACCCGACCACAGGCAAACACAAGGGCTATGGTTTCATGGAATATGAAAAGGCTAAGTCATTTCAGGATGCCGTCTCATCCATGAATCTCTTTGACCTGGGGGGCCAGTACCTTCGGGTAGGCAAGGCGGTCACACCACCCATGCCCCTGCTTACACCTGACGCCCCTGGGGGCTTACCACCTGCGACTGCTATAGCAGCCGCTGCTGCCACAGCCAAGATCACTGCTCAGGAAGCAGTGGCTGGGGCAGCTGTGCTGGGCACTCTAGCCATACCCGAGCTGGTACCACCAGTGCTGACCCTGGCCCAGCCACTAGGGGCGCTACCACAAGCTGTCATGGTGGCTCAGGCCCTCGGAGTCATCACAGGTGTGAGTCCCACAAGACCCCCCATCCCCGTCACCATTCCTCCTGTGGGGGTGGTGAACCCCGTCCTGGCTAGCCCTCCGACACCAGGCCCCTTGGAGcccaagaagaaggaggaaaaggaattgTTTCCTGAGTCAGAGCAACCAGAGATGCTAAGTGAGCAGGAGCACATGAGCATTTCAGGCAGTGCTGCCCGCCACATGGTCATGCAGAAACTGCTGAGGAAGCAGGAGTCCGCCGTGATGGTTCTACGCAACATGGTAGATCCCAAAGACATTGATGATGACCTGGATGAAGAAGTGACAGAGGAATGTGGCAAGTTTGGGGCTGTCAACCGTGTCATCATCTACCAGGAAAAGCAGGGTGAGGAGGACGACGCCGAAATTATAGTCAAGATCTTTGTGGAGTTCTCCGCGGCCTCAGAGACGCACAAGGCTATTCAGGCCCTCAATGGGCGTTGGTTTGCTGGCCGAAAGGTGGTGGCTGAGGCCTATGACCAAGAGCGCTTTGACAATAGTGACCTGTCTGCGTGA